In Paraflavitalea devenefica, the following are encoded in one genomic region:
- a CDS encoding tryptophan 2,3-dioxygenase, with product MAQQEVHYSDYLQLDKILNAQLPESERLQQPAHDEMLFIVIHQAYELWFKQLLYEVDSVSAIMKKPSVNDNSPELQTVVHRLSRMVSILKVLVHQIDIMETMTPMDFLDFRDMLRPASGFQSWQFKILEAKLGLKYQHRFGQEYYISQLRQQQVDLIKAVEKERSFVELLNDWLERMPFVDEVPHFWSDYRNIYVTSLATAEQENQAFFDAVFADTTAGNDRRLSPKASRAAMFIMLYRGYPILQLPFQLLNNLLEIDEQLSTWRYRHMNMVHRMIGTRIGTGGSTGRDYLKGALDKHYIFADIARLTSFLIERRKLPALSKEMERRLGFVQG from the coding sequence ATGGCTCAACAGGAAGTACACTATAGCGATTATCTGCAGTTGGATAAGATACTGAATGCCCAGTTGCCAGAAAGTGAACGATTGCAGCAGCCGGCGCATGATGAGATGTTGTTTATTGTTATTCACCAGGCGTATGAATTGTGGTTTAAACAACTGCTGTACGAAGTGGATTCGGTGAGCGCTATTATGAAGAAGCCTTCGGTGAATGATAATTCGCCGGAGCTGCAAACGGTGGTGCATCGCTTATCGCGCATGGTATCTATCCTCAAGGTATTGGTGCACCAGATAGATATTATGGAAACGATGACGCCCATGGACTTCCTTGATTTCCGGGATATGCTGCGCCCTGCTTCCGGTTTCCAAAGCTGGCAGTTTAAGATACTGGAAGCTAAACTGGGATTGAAATACCAACACCGCTTTGGACAAGAATATTATATTTCCCAGTTGCGTCAGCAGCAGGTGGACCTTATTAAAGCTGTAGAAAAAGAAAGGTCATTTGTTGAATTGCTGAATGACTGGCTGGAAAGGATGCCTTTTGTTGATGAAGTGCCGCATTTCTGGAGCGACTATCGTAACATTTATGTTACAAGTCTGGCTACTGCCGAGCAGGAAAACCAGGCTTTTTTTGATGCTGTATTTGCTGATACCACTGCGGGCAATGACAGAAGGTTATCGCCCAAAGCCAGCCGGGCTGCTATGTTTATTATGTTGTACAGGGGTTATCCCATTTTGCAGTTACCCTTCCAGTTGCTGAACAACCTGTTGGAAATAGATGAGCAATTAAGTACCTGGCGTTACCGCCACATGAATATGGTGCATCGTATGATCGGTACCCGTATTGGCACCGGTGGCAGTACCGGCCGTGATTACCTGAAAGGCGCTTTGGACAAGCATTATATTTTTGCCGATATAGCCCGGCTGACGAGCTTTTTGATTGAAAGAAGGAAGTTGCCGGCATTGAGCAAGGAGATGGAGAGAAGGTTGGGGTTTGTGCAGGGGTAA
- the purD gene encoding phosphoribosylamine--glycine ligase has translation MNILLLGSGGREHALAWKLSQSAKCQQLYIAPGNAGTALCGTNINMSVTDFDAIKQFVLDKQIGMVLVGPEEPLVKGIVDMFRKDAALQQVAIIGPSQYGAQLEGSKAFAKKFMMRHHIPTAKYREFDTTNYEEGIPYLQQHSLPIVLKADGLAAGKGVLICHSHVEAMAEFELMLQQSKFGDAGKKVVVEEFLDGIELSVFVVTDGKHYVLLPEAKDYKRIGEGDTGLNTGGMGAVSPVPFADDAFMKKVIDKVVEPTIKGIAQEKIDYKGFVFVGLIKVGDEPLVIEYNCRMGDPETEVVMPRLKTDLVDLLQATAQGTLDTIKVEKDHRAACTVMAVSGGYPGSYEKGFPIEGLDKPLPADSIVFHAGTTPKEDEVVTSGGRVLCVTSYDDTIGGAVRKSRKVLQQIKFEDMYYRKDIGYEFA, from the coding sequence ATGAATATTTTACTCCTGGGCTCCGGAGGCCGTGAACACGCACTGGCCTGGAAACTCTCACAAAGCGCGAAGTGTCAACAGTTATACATTGCTCCGGGCAATGCGGGCACTGCTTTGTGTGGTACCAATATTAACATGTCTGTTACCGATTTTGATGCCATTAAACAGTTTGTGCTGGATAAACAGATCGGTATGGTATTGGTCGGTCCTGAGGAGCCGTTAGTAAAGGGTATTGTAGATATGTTCAGGAAAGATGCTGCCCTGCAGCAGGTGGCTATTATAGGTCCCTCGCAATATGGGGCCCAACTGGAAGGCAGCAAGGCTTTTGCCAAGAAGTTTATGATGCGCCATCATATACCTACGGCTAAGTACCGGGAGTTTGACACTACCAATTACGAGGAAGGCATTCCTTACCTGCAGCAACATTCGTTACCCATTGTATTGAAAGCCGATGGCCTGGCAGCCGGTAAGGGCGTATTGATCTGTCATTCACATGTAGAAGCCATGGCAGAGTTTGAGCTGATGCTGCAGCAAAGCAAGTTTGGCGATGCCGGCAAGAAGGTAGTGGTGGAAGAGTTCCTGGACGGTATCGAATTGAGTGTGTTTGTAGTGACGGATGGCAAACATTATGTACTGCTACCCGAGGCGAAAGATTATAAACGCATTGGTGAAGGCGATACCGGCCTGAATACCGGTGGCATGGGTGCGGTGAGCCCGGTGCCTTTTGCCGATGATGCTTTTATGAAGAAGGTGATTGATAAGGTGGTGGAGCCTACTATTAAAGGAATAGCCCAGGAAAAGATAGATTATAAAGGTTTTGTTTTTGTAGGTCTTATTAAGGTGGGTGATGAGCCGCTGGTGATTGAATACAATTGCCGCATGGGCGATCCGGAAACAGAGGTGGTGATGCCCCGCCTGAAAACAGACCTGGTGGACCTGTTACAGGCTACCGCACAAGGAACTTTGGATACTATTAAGGTGGAGAAAGATCATCGTGCCGCCTGTACCGTTATGGCTGTGAGCGGCGGCTATCCCGGCTCTTATGAAAAAGGTTTCCCCATTGAAGGACTGGATAAACCGCTTCCTGCCGATAGTATTGTTTTTCATGCCGGCACTACCCCGAAAGAGGATGAAGTAGTAACAAGTGGCGGCCGGGTATTGTGCGTTACCTCTTATGATGATACGATCGGCGGAGCTGTGCGTAAATCGAGAAAGGTGTTGCAACAGATCAAGTTTGAGGATATGTATTACAGGAAGGATATAGGGTATGAGTTTGCCTAA
- a CDS encoding peptide MFS transporter produces the protein MAQPVSGKHPKGLFVLFFTEMWERFSYYGMRALLVLYVTNALLMDDKYAQDGVYGSYTGLIWLTPILGGYFADRLWGNRRSIIIGGFLMAAGQVLMFISASYYTNPNLAHAIMWVGLAILIIGMGFFKPNISTLVGQLYPQGDRRLDSAYTIFYMGINLGAFIGPLICGGLGNQYDESGKAILDVFKWGFLSAGFAMFAGTLTFIWLKNKYIVDPEGKGLGILPNKLMVKPDEDARKPESTQSSLVQVGLWALIAVVLFLAFMFIAGQDWISAFIFSVATAVSGLIIFDRSLTPAERGRILVIFISAFFVIFFWAAFEQAGSSLTLFAERNVDRSYAVNTQLGTVILFLVALAAVLYYFLQRIMLIPVELKRVFGGLAIAAILLAIYYYIQGTPYNLKEIPASWFNSVNSMWLILTAPFLSQLWQWMGKKNIEPSSPKKQALGLLSLAAGYLLIAYGVKDVTSSVSMLWLLGLYFLHTVGELCLSPIGLSLVNKLAPARFTSVLMGVWFLSNAVANKFGGKLGALLPSKGPTNFAGYTINNLYDFFMLFVVMSSVAALLLFLLSYWMEKRMGTVK, from the coding sequence ATGGCGCAGCCTGTCAGCGGCAAACATCCTAAAGGACTCTTCGTATTGTTCTTCACCGAAATGTGGGAACGTTTCAGTTACTATGGTATGCGGGCGTTACTGGTTTTATATGTAACCAACGCCTTGCTAATGGATGATAAATATGCCCAGGATGGCGTATATGGCAGCTATACAGGCCTTATATGGCTCACTCCTATACTGGGTGGTTACTTTGCAGACCGTTTGTGGGGCAACCGGCGGTCTATCATCATAGGCGGTTTCCTCATGGCGGCAGGCCAGGTCCTCATGTTTATAAGCGCATCTTACTACACCAATCCCAACCTGGCGCATGCTATCATGTGGGTAGGTCTTGCTATATTGATCATCGGGATGGGTTTTTTCAAGCCGAATATCTCAACACTGGTAGGCCAGTTATATCCCCAGGGCGACCGGCGGCTGGATTCGGCGTATACCATTTTTTACATGGGCATTAACCTGGGCGCTTTTATTGGTCCGCTGATATGTGGTGGCCTGGGCAACCAGTACGACGAAAGTGGCAAAGCTATCCTGGACGTTTTTAAATGGGGATTCCTGTCGGCAGGTTTCGCCATGTTTGCCGGAACACTCACCTTTATCTGGTTAAAAAACAAATACATTGTTGATCCCGAAGGAAAAGGGCTGGGCATTCTACCTAATAAACTAATGGTCAAACCAGATGAAGATGCCCGCAAACCCGAAAGCACACAATCATCCCTGGTACAGGTAGGCTTATGGGCGCTCATAGCAGTGGTTTTGTTCCTGGCATTTATGTTTATAGCCGGCCAGGACTGGATCAGCGCTTTTATCTTCAGTGTGGCTACAGCCGTATCCGGCCTCATCATCTTTGACCGATCCTTAACGCCTGCTGAAAGGGGGAGGATACTGGTTATCTTTATCTCTGCTTTCTTTGTGATCTTCTTCTGGGCCGCCTTTGAACAGGCAGGGTCTTCCTTAACCTTATTTGCCGAACGGAATGTGGACCGTTCCTATGCGGTAAACACGCAGCTTGGAACAGTCATCCTGTTCTTAGTGGCATTGGCGGCTGTACTATACTACTTCCTGCAACGGATCATGCTCATACCGGTAGAACTGAAAAGAGTGTTTGGCGGCTTAGCGATTGCTGCGATCTTGCTGGCCATCTATTACTACATTCAGGGAACACCTTACAACCTGAAAGAAATTCCTGCCAGTTGGTTCAACAGCGTGAATTCCATGTGGCTCATTCTAACAGCCCCGTTCCTGTCTCAGCTATGGCAATGGATGGGCAAAAAGAACATAGAGCCCTCCTCACCCAAAAAGCAGGCCCTGGGTTTATTGAGCCTTGCCGCAGGTTATTTACTCATAGCTTATGGGGTAAAAGATGTTACCAGCTCGGTAAGCATGCTTTGGCTGCTGGGCTTATACTTTCTGCATACAGTAGGTGAACTGTGTTTATCGCCTATTGGATTATCCCTGGTGAATAAACTGGCGCCGGCCCGTTTTACCTCCGTGCTGATGGGAGTATGGTTCTTATCCAATGCCGTGGCCAATAAATTTGGCGGCAAACTGGGCGCTTTATTACCCAGTAAAGGACCCACCAACTTTGCAGGTTATACCATCAACAACCTGTACGACTTCTTCATGCTGTTTGTAGTGATGAGCAGTGTAGCAGCGTTGTTGCTGTTCCTGCTATCCTACTGGATGGAAAAGCGCATGGGAACTGTAAAATAA
- a CDS encoding OPT family oligopeptide transporter, translated as MAEKKFQPFVSPETNMAEFTLKSVLVGSAFGIIFGASTVYLALKAGLTVSASIPIAVIAITLSRLFLRTTILENNIIQTTGSAGESIAAGVVFTLPGFLFLSEKSSADYFNYFTILILAIFGGILGTLMMIPLRKPLIVKEHDTLPYPEGTACASVLKAGEKGGDFAKTAFYGLGVAFAYAFLQKILHFVAEAPVYISKQTNKYFPSARTAAEITPEYLGVGYIVGPKIGGVLVAGSVLCWYVFIPFLATLVPGDVVATQLVKLGYLSSVTQAGGPGGWDPATHTFTDLPTALYRAYVRQVGAGAVAAGGFITLIKTIPTIISSFKGSLGSLKNGASTAGVQRTDRDLSMKVVGLGSLAMVLLISVLPQLPGTGIGSKLLIGILVVIFGAFFVTVSSRIVGLIGSSNNPISGMTIATLMGTCLVFIAVGWTGKVYEPMALVVGGLICIAAANAGATSQDLKTGYLVGATPKKQQIALFIGAIVSSIAIGLTIKVLDSPTQEMVNQGITHAIGTDKYPAPQGTLMATLIKGILSFNLDWQFVLVGVAIAVMMELCGIKALSFAIGIYLPLATTLPIFIGGAIRGIVDWKHKKRGDSVVAEEEDLRKGNLFATGLVAGGALAGVIVAFLSASDSINAGLQKINMEHGLTESLGRNGYFLLGVLFFAIMAFILYRTGLQKNKLE; from the coding sequence ATGGCGGAAAAGAAATTTCAGCCGTTTGTTTCACCCGAAACCAACATGGCCGAGTTTACCTTAAAGTCGGTCCTCGTAGGCTCAGCCTTCGGAATTATTTTTGGCGCATCCACGGTTTACCTGGCATTAAAAGCAGGCCTCACTGTTTCGGCCTCCATACCCATTGCGGTAATAGCCATCACCCTCAGCCGGTTGTTCCTGCGCACCACCATTCTTGAGAACAACATCATCCAAACCACCGGTAGCGCCGGTGAAAGCATTGCAGCCGGTGTGGTGTTTACTTTACCCGGATTCCTCTTCCTCAGCGAAAAAAGCAGTGCTGATTATTTCAACTACTTCACCATCCTCATCCTGGCCATCTTTGGTGGTATCCTCGGCACATTAATGATGATCCCTTTGCGGAAACCATTGATCGTAAAAGAGCATGATACATTGCCTTACCCCGAAGGCACAGCCTGCGCCTCTGTGCTCAAAGCAGGGGAGAAGGGCGGTGACTTTGCAAAAACAGCCTTCTATGGTTTGGGCGTTGCCTTTGCCTATGCATTCCTGCAAAAGATCCTGCACTTCGTAGCAGAAGCACCTGTTTACATCAGTAAGCAAACCAACAAATATTTCCCTTCTGCCCGTACCGCTGCCGAGATCACGCCGGAATATTTAGGGGTAGGTTATATTGTAGGTCCCAAAATTGGTGGTGTACTGGTAGCAGGTAGTGTGTTGTGCTGGTATGTTTTCATTCCATTCCTGGCCACACTGGTACCCGGGGATGTAGTGGCCACCCAGTTGGTTAAATTAGGTTACCTCAGCTCCGTCACACAGGCCGGCGGGCCCGGCGGCTGGGACCCTGCCACCCATACCTTTACCGACCTGCCTACCGCTTTATACCGGGCCTATGTACGCCAGGTAGGTGCGGGCGCTGTGGCAGCAGGCGGATTTATCACGCTTATTAAAACCATCCCTACCATCATCTCTTCTTTCAAAGGAAGCCTTGGCTCATTGAAAAATGGCGCTTCTACAGCAGGCGTGCAACGTACAGACCGCGACCTTTCCATGAAAGTTGTAGGCCTCGGTAGTTTGGCCATGGTACTCCTCATTTCTGTTTTACCTCAACTGCCCGGCACTGGCATCGGCAGTAAATTACTCATCGGTATCCTCGTGGTTATATTCGGCGCATTCTTCGTTACCGTTTCTTCCCGCATTGTGGGCTTGATCGGTTCTTCCAATAACCCGATCAGCGGTATGACCATTGCTACCCTCATGGGCACCTGCCTCGTGTTCATTGCTGTTGGCTGGACAGGTAAAGTGTATGAACCTATGGCGCTGGTAGTAGGAGGCCTTATCTGTATTGCTGCCGCCAATGCAGGTGCCACTTCACAAGACCTGAAAACAGGTTACCTCGTAGGTGCCACTCCCAAAAAACAGCAGATAGCTTTATTCATAGGCGCTATCGTTTCCTCCATAGCCATAGGTTTAACAATAAAAGTGCTTGATTCACCAACACAAGAAATGGTTAACCAAGGTATCACGCATGCCATTGGTACCGACAAGTACCCTGCTCCACAGGGAACATTAATGGCAACCCTCATCAAAGGCATTTTGTCTTTCAATCTCGACTGGCAGTTTGTGTTAGTAGGTGTTGCCATTGCTGTGATGATGGAGCTGTGCGGCATTAAAGCATTATCATTTGCCATTGGTATCTACCTGCCACTGGCTACTACCCTGCCTATCTTTATTGGTGGCGCCATCCGGGGTATTGTAGACTGGAAACATAAGAAACGCGGAGATTCCGTAGTAGCAGAAGAGGAAGACCTGCGCAAAGGCAACCTCTTTGCCACCGGCCTGGTAGCAGGCGGTGCGCTGGCCGGTGTAATTGTTGCCTTCCTGTCAGCCAGTGACAGCATCAATGCAGGACTGCAAAAGATCAATATGGAACATGGATTGACAGAAAGCCTTGGCCGGAATGGATACTTCCTCCTCGGTGTATTATTCTTTGCCATCATGGCATTCATCCTCTATAGGACAGGCCTGCAAAAAAATAAACTGGAGTAA
- the apaG gene encoding Co2+/Mg2+ efflux protein ApaG produces the protein MVSKISEGIEISVETFYQPDYSNPVSGEYMFAYRITIENHNNFPVKLHRRHWYIVDSNGSNREVEGEGVVGVQPSLQPGERYQYVSGCNLRSEMGKMYGTYLMENLHSKSTFDVNIPVFEMIVPFKMN, from the coding sequence ATGGTATCTAAAATCTCCGAAGGCATTGAGATCAGCGTAGAGACTTTCTACCAGCCGGATTATTCCAACCCGGTGTCGGGGGAGTATATGTTTGCCTATCGTATTACCATTGAGAATCATAATAATTTCCCCGTTAAGTTACACCGCCGCCACTGGTATATTGTAGACAGCAATGGCAGCAACCGCGAGGTGGAAGGGGAAGGTGTGGTAGGTGTTCAGCCCTCCCTGCAACCGGGCGAACGGTACCAGTATGTTAGTGGCTGCAACCTCCGCAGCGAGATGGGTAAGATGTACGGCACTTACCTGATGGAAAACCTGCACAGCAAGTCTACTTTCGATGTGAATATCCCCGTGTTTGAGATGATTGTTCCCTTCAAGATGAATTAG
- a CDS encoding NADP-dependent isocitrate dehydrogenase, which translates to MKIAVAKGDGIGPEIMEAVLKIFEANKVPLEYEVVEMGKWVFDKGFSNGMTPEAQQTIESLGMLFKGPMETPKGKGVKSVNVTARKTWNTFANKRVFQTLHGVDTVFSKAGIPIDITVVRENIEDTYGGIEHMLTHDVALSRRFITRPGSLQVIRYAFEMAKQKKAKRITCGHKANIMKLTDGLFLECFYEVAKEYPELKADDIIVDDLCMKLVTRPDTFDVVVLTNLQGDIVSDLCAGLVGGLGFAPSANVGDHISIFEAVHGTAPDIAGKNIANPTALLLSGISMLQHLGLTENAGIIENALLYTLESGVHTGDFGDKSKASVNTTQFADAIISNFGKQPAHNPKAVFPNQPGTPTPFKLQENAMMESKEIGNENIVGVDMFIESNLQPQSIATKCQRHAGVKFKLVNISNRGTQVWPTGSVYTNLVNVYNVRFESLDGEPLSQQDILGLYVSLSGNFKICSSELLNMWGEKKAYSLAQGQ; encoded by the coding sequence ATGAAAATAGCAGTTGCGAAAGGCGACGGTATCGGACCGGAAATCATGGAAGCTGTATTGAAGATATTCGAAGCCAATAAAGTCCCCCTGGAGTATGAAGTCGTTGAAATGGGTAAATGGGTATTTGATAAAGGTTTTTCCAATGGTATGACCCCCGAAGCACAGCAAACCATTGAAAGCCTGGGCATGCTCTTCAAAGGACCGATGGAAACGCCCAAAGGCAAAGGGGTAAAAAGTGTAAACGTTACGGCCCGTAAAACCTGGAACACCTTTGCCAACAAAAGGGTATTTCAAACCCTCCACGGTGTGGATACCGTTTTCTCCAAAGCAGGCATTCCTATTGATATAACAGTTGTTCGCGAAAACATTGAAGATACCTATGGCGGCATTGAGCACATGCTCACCCACGACGTTGCCCTCAGCCGCCGTTTCATCACCAGGCCTGGTAGCCTGCAGGTTATCCGCTACGCTTTTGAAATGGCCAAACAGAAAAAAGCAAAACGTATCACCTGCGGCCATAAAGCCAACATCATGAAGCTCACCGATGGCCTCTTCCTTGAATGCTTCTATGAAGTAGCCAAAGAATATCCGGAACTGAAGGCAGATGACATCATTGTAGACGACCTCTGTATGAAACTCGTTACCCGTCCGGATACCTTCGATGTGGTAGTGCTCACCAACCTCCAGGGCGATATTGTATCCGATCTCTGCGCCGGTTTGGTAGGAGGTCTCGGATTTGCGCCTTCGGCCAACGTAGGTGATCACATCTCCATCTTTGAAGCTGTACACGGTACTGCACCCGATATTGCCGGAAAGAACATAGCCAATCCTACCGCCTTATTACTAAGCGGCATCTCCATGTTGCAGCACCTGGGGTTAACAGAGAATGCTGGTATCATCGAAAATGCCTTACTCTATACCCTAGAAAGCGGCGTACATACCGGCGATTTTGGCGATAAGTCAAAAGCATCTGTCAATACCACCCAGTTTGCAGATGCCATCATCAGCAACTTCGGCAAACAGCCGGCGCACAACCCCAAAGCGGTATTCCCCAATCAGCCGGGCACACCTACTCCGTTCAAACTGCAGGAGAATGCCATGATGGAGTCTAAAGAGATCGGCAATGAAAACATCGTGGGTGTTGACATGTTCATTGAAAGCAACCTGCAGCCTCAGTCCATTGCCACCAAATGCCAGCGCCACGCAGGTGTTAAATTCAAGCTCGTTAACATCAGCAACAGGGGAACACAGGTATGGCCTACAGGCTCCGTATATACCAACCTGGTAAACGTATACAATGTGCGGTTTGAATCCCTCGATGGAGAGCCACTCAGCCAGCAGGACATCCTTGGTTTATACGTAAGCCTCAGCGGCAACTTCAAGATCTGTTCTTCAGAACTGCTGAACATGTGGGGCGAAAAGAAAGCATACAGCCTCGCACAGGGACAATAA
- a CDS encoding (4Fe-4S)-binding protein, with protein sequence MQKEYTNNEVTVVWKPELCIHSKVCWKGLKEVFDPTKRPWVNIQGAATEKIIQQVRHCPSGALSYYLNETGAAQDPVAEAGSIIKVEVSPKGPYLINTQCIIKYPDGREEIKNGKIALCRCGSSNNKPFCDGRHKEINFEG encoded by the coding sequence ATGCAAAAAGAATACACCAACAACGAAGTAACAGTAGTCTGGAAGCCTGAACTATGCATCCATTCAAAAGTTTGCTGGAAGGGGCTGAAGGAAGTATTTGATCCCACCAAACGACCCTGGGTCAACATACAGGGCGCCGCCACAGAGAAGATCATTCAACAGGTACGACATTGCCCCAGCGGTGCATTGAGCTATTACCTCAATGAAACAGGAGCAGCCCAGGACCCGGTAGCAGAAGCGGGCAGCATCATAAAAGTGGAAGTGAGTCCAAAAGGTCCTTACCTCATCAATACACAATGCATCATCAAATATCCCGATGGACGCGAGGAAATAAAAAATGGCAAAATAGCCTTATGCCGCTGTGGCTCCTCCAACAACAAGCCCTTCTGCGATGGCCGCCACAAAGAGATCAACTTTGAAGGATAG
- a CDS encoding translation initiation factor, whose amino-acid sequence MSKKNKPDSKGFVYSTDPNFRFEEEPQEQHATLPPAQQLLKVRLDTKNRGGKAVTLVQGFVGTDEDLEELGKKLKNFCGTGGAVKDGEVIIQGDQRDKVMQWLQKNGYTKAKKL is encoded by the coding sequence ATGAGTAAAAAGAATAAGCCCGACAGTAAAGGGTTTGTATATAGTACGGACCCCAATTTCCGGTTTGAAGAAGAGCCGCAGGAACAACATGCTACGTTGCCTCCTGCGCAGCAGTTACTGAAGGTGCGCCTGGACACCAAAAACCGTGGCGGTAAAGCAGTGACACTGGTACAGGGGTTTGTAGGTACAGATGAAGACCTGGAAGAGCTGGGCAAGAAGCTGAAGAATTTCTGCGGTACGGGTGGCGCCGTTAAAGACGGGGAGGTGATCATCCAGGGAGATCAGCGGGACAAGGTAATGCAGTGGCTGCAGAAGAATGGGTATACGAAAGCGAAAAAGTTATAA
- the nadC gene encoding carboxylating nicotinate-nucleotide diphosphorylase: protein MLTFDEQLDVLIRSALAEDIGDGDHSTLSCIPADARGKAVLKIKQDGILAGMEVAQAIFRYKEPAAVFTPFKKDGDAMQYGETAFEVTASIHTILQCERLVLNCMQRMSGIATLTHQYSDRIKGYRTKVLDTRKTTPNFRLLEKEAVRIGGGHNHRMGLYDMIMLKDNHIDYCGGLEKAIELSRQYVEQVNPALKIEVETRSLDEVKRVVAFGKVDRIMLDNFTPEGLKGALQVINGKIETEASGGINLDNIEAYAKTGVDYVSVGALIHQAKSLDLSLKAVVL, encoded by the coding sequence ATGCTAACTTTTGATGAGCAATTAGATGTATTGATCAGGTCTGCGTTGGCGGAAGATATTGGTGATGGGGACCATTCTACTTTAAGCTGTATCCCTGCCGATGCCAGGGGGAAAGCCGTATTAAAGATCAAGCAGGATGGCATACTGGCCGGGATGGAGGTGGCCCAGGCCATTTTCCGGTATAAAGAACCCGCTGCTGTTTTCACTCCCTTTAAGAAAGATGGCGATGCCATGCAGTATGGTGAAACTGCCTTTGAGGTAACCGCTTCTATCCATACTATTTTGCAATGTGAGCGCCTGGTGCTGAATTGTATGCAACGTATGAGCGGCATTGCCACACTCACCCATCAATACAGTGACCGGATAAAAGGATACCGGACAAAGGTGCTGGATACCCGCAAAACCACTCCCAATTTCCGCCTGCTGGAAAAAGAAGCTGTCCGTATCGGCGGCGGACACAATCACCGCATGGGACTGTATGATATGATCATGCTGAAAGATAATCATATTGATTACTGTGGCGGCCTGGAGAAAGCGATCGAACTTTCCCGGCAATATGTAGAACAGGTAAACCCTGCCCTGAAGATTGAAGTGGAAACACGCAGCCTGGACGAGGTAAAAAGAGTAGTGGCATTTGGCAAGGTAGACCGTATTATGCTGGATAATTTTACACCGGAAGGATTGAAGGGCGCCTTACAGGTGATTAATGGGAAGATAGAAACAGAGGCAAGCGGCGGCATTAACCTTGACAATATTGAAGCGTATGCCAAAACAGGTGTAGACTATGTAAGTGTGGGGGCGCTGATACACCAGGCGAAGAGCCTGGACCTGAGTTTGAAGGCGGTGGTGTTGTGA
- a CDS encoding DUF4783 domain-containing protein — translation MIKHLRLATMAFSLFLVSFTSYYYSIDDVVTAMRSGNANQLSRYFDSRVDISLPGKSDNYSKSQAEMILKDFFSTNKVKNFQIKHRGENKDGSLFCVGTLQTSNGNYRTKFFMKQKGEQQVVQEMGFELVE, via the coding sequence ATGATAAAACATCTGAGGCTGGCGACAATGGCCTTTTCGCTATTCCTGGTCTCATTCACTTCGTACTACTATTCAATCGATGATGTAGTAACTGCTATGCGCAGCGGCAATGCCAACCAATTGTCCAGGTATTTTGACAGCCGTGTGGACATTTCCCTGCCCGGAAAGAGTGATAATTACAGTAAAAGTCAGGCTGAAATGATCCTGAAAGACTTCTTTTCCACCAATAAGGTGAAGAATTTTCAGATTAAGCACCGGGGGGAGAATAAAGATGGATCCTTGTTTTGTGTAGGGACCTTACAAACAAGCAATGGCAATTACCGTACGAAATTCTTTATGAAGCAGAAGGGAGAGCAGCAGGTGGTACAGGAAATGGGCTTCGAACTGGTTGAATAA